One window from the genome of Salvelinus namaycush isolate Seneca chromosome 19, SaNama_1.0, whole genome shotgun sequence encodes:
- the ddx3xa gene encoding DEAD-box helicase 3 X-linked a isoform X5 has product MSHVVVDNQHGLDQQLAGLDLNSDGQGGGTGRRYIPPHLRNKEVSKNGFSGGQDGGGWGGTPRQDAAYNSFGGRGKASFYNDRGSSGGRGYQRGGYGGGGNNRWQEDSRDDEDWSKPSPANERLEAELFSSGNTGINFEKYDDIPVEATGSNCPPHIDSFHDVDMGEIIMSNIALTHYTRPTPVQKYAIPVIKSKRDLMACAQTGSGKTAAFLVPVLSQIYTQGPGDAAAAGKNGQDSGKYGRRKQYPLSLVLAPTRELALQIYEESRKFAYRSRVRPCVVYGGADIGQQIRDLERGCHLLVATPGRLVDMMERGKIGLDYCNYLVLDEADRMLDMGFEPQIRRIVEQDTMPPKGIRQTMMFSATFPKEIQMLARDFLEDYIFLAVGRVGSTSENITQKVVWVEDGDKRSFLLDLLNATGKESLTLVFVETKKGADALEDFLYREGYACTSIHGDRSQRDREEALNQFRSGRCPILVATAVAARGLDISNVKHVINFDLPSDIEEYVHRIGRTGRVGNLGLATSFFNDKNSNITKDLLDILVEAKQEVPSWLESLGYENQHKGNTGRGRSKRFSSSGFGARDYRQTPGGGGFGGGGGRGGPRTGGYGGGGSRGGFGGGGFGGGNSYGGNDAGYGGNYSHSGSGTDWWGN; this is encoded by the exons GGTTTAGTGGTGGACAGGATGGTGGAGGCTGGGGAGGTACTCCCAGACAAGACGCGGCCTATAACAGCTTTGGCGGGAGGGGCAAGGCTTCTTTCTACAACGACCGTGGATCATCAGGGGGTAGAGG TTATCAGCGTGGAGGTTATGGCGGTGGAGGCAACAACCGCTGGCAGGAAGACTCCAGGGACGATGAGGACTGGTCCAAACCCAGCCCCGCCAACGAACGCTTGGAAGC GGAGCTGTTCTCAAGCGGCAACACAGGTATTAACTTTGAGAAATACGACGACATTCCTGTGGAGGCCACTGGATCCAACTGCCCGCCACACATTGATAGT TTCCATGATGTGGACATGGGTGAGATCATCATGAGCAACATTGCCCTGACCCACTACACGCGGCCCACCCCTGTCCAGAAATACGCTATCCCGGTCATCAAGTCCAAGAGAGACCTCATGGCTTGTGCTCAGACTG GCTCGGGTAAGACTGCAGCCTTCCTGGTGCCAGTGCTGAGCCAGATCTACACACAGGGGCCTGGAGACGCTGCAGCGGCTGGCAAGAACGGACAG GACAGCGGTAAATATGGGCGCCGTAAGCAGTATCCTCTCTCCCTGGTCCTGGCTCCCACCAGAGAACTGGCCCTGCAGATCTACGAAGAGTCCAGAAAG TTTGCGTACCGCTCCCGGGTGCGTCCCTGTGTGGTGTACGGGGGGGCTGACATCGGCCAgcagatcagagacctggagcgAGGCTGCCACCTTCTGGTGGCCACACCCGGGCGCCTGGTGGATATGATGGAAAGGGGCAAGATTGGCCTCGACTACTGCAA CTACCTGGTGCTGGACGAGGCTGACAGGATGTTGGACATGGGTTTTGAGCCCCAGATCAGACGCATCGTGGAGCAGGACACCATGCCCCCTAAAGGCATCCGTCAGACCATGATGTTCAGTGCTACCTTCCCCAAGGAGATCCAG ATGCTGGCGCGTGATTTCCTGGAGGACTATATCTTCCTGGCCGTGGGCCGTGTGGGGTCCACCTCAGAAAACATCACCCAGAAAGTAGTGTGGGTGGAGGATGGTGACAAGAGATCCTTCCTCCTGGACCTGCTCAACGCTACAG GTAAGGAGTCTCTGACGTTGGTGTTTGTGGAGACCAAGAAGGGAGCGGACGCCCTGGAGGACTTCCTGTATCGTGAGGGCTACGCCTGTACCAGTATCCACGGTGATCGCTCCCAGAGAGACCGAGAAGAGGCGCTGAACCAGTTCCGCTCTGGCCGCTGCCCCATCCTGGTGGCCACCGCG GTGGCTGCACGGGGTCTGGACATCTCTAACGTCAAGCACGTCATCAACTTTGACCTGCCCAGCGACATAGAGGAGTATGTCCACCGTATCGGTCGTACAGGCCGCGTGGGGAACCTGG GTCTGGCCACGTCGTTCTTCAACGACAAGAACAGCAACATCACCAAAGACCTGCTGGACATCCTGGTGGAGGCTAAGCAGGAGGTACCGTCCTGGCTGGAGAGCCTGGGTTATGAGAACCAGCACAAGGGCAACACAGGACGCGGACGCTCCAAGAG GTTCTCCTCTAGTGGATTTGGTGCCAGGGACTACCGTCAGACACCCGGTGGTGGCGGCTTTGGCGGTGGTGGTGGGCGCGGTGGCCCACGCACCGGGGGTTACGGAGGCGGCGGAAGCCGTGGCGGCTTTGGTGGAG GTGGCTTTGGAGGCGGGAACTCCTATGGCGGCAACGATGCAGGCTACGGTGGCAACTACAGCCACTCCGGTAGTGGAACAGACTGGTGGGGCAACTAG